The Prevotella herbatica genome contains the following window.
TGTGATAAAGAATCCTGGAGCAATAGCGTTTACACGAATACCCTCGCCAAACTTCATTGCTGTTTCGTGAGCCATGTATGCTGTGAAATTACTAATTCCTGCTTTTGCTGCAGCATATCCGCAGACACGTGTCATTGGACGGAATGCTGCCATACTTGAGAAGTTGATTATACTTCCCTTGCCCTGTTCAACCATAGGTTTCAAAAATACCTGAGTAGGAATAACTGTACCGGTAAGGTTTAGGTTTAAAACTTTCTGGAACTGTTCTGGATCCAAGTCAAAGAAGTTTTGGTCAGGACCGATAACTGCACCAGGCTGGTTACCTCCGGCAGCATTCAGCAGTGTGTCTATGCGACCATATTTCTCTAAAATATCTTTGCAGTTCTGCTCAACTACAGCCTGATTCATTACATCCGTTTTAAAGAAGCAAGCATCACCACCAGCTTTTTTAATATCATTAACGATAGCGTTACCTACCTCTTCTTTACGACCGAGAATAGCAACTTTCGCACCATTCTGTGCTAAATATTTAGCGATGCAGCGACCCAGAACACCTGTTCCGCCAGTGATAACTACAACGTAGTCTTTTATATCAAATAGATTTTTCATAATGCATTTTATTCATTAATTGTTTTTGCTTTTTCACGACTTCAATTTAATCAGTCAAAAAATCCAGGTTGTTTGTATTCAATACCTAGTTCTCGGTCGACAGTTGCAAGCACACCCTGAATCTGTCCCATTGCGAACATACGTCCCAAGAAACTATAACCAGCATTATATCCACGTTCCTCGTCACCAAGCATAGTCATACCATGGTCAACCCTCATCGGAAGTTTAGGATTAGTCTTCTCGAAAATTCGTGCAAGTTCAATAATGTCCGCTCTTCCGCCTAAGTGACTAGCTTCAGTGAAGTCTCCATTAGGGAAAATATGGCAACTGCGTAAGTGTACAAACCAAGTACGGTCTGCATATTTTCGTGCAAGTTCTACAGGGTTGTTGTGTGCTCCCGCAGATATACTTCCAGCACAGAATGTCAATCCATTATGTGGATTATCTACAGCTTTTAGGAACCAGTTTATATCCTCGTCGCAAGTAACGATACGTGGCAATCCCAAAACTGGGAATGGTGGATCATCTGGATGTACACACATATACATGTCGCATTCGTCGCATGTAGGCATGATTGCAGACAAGAAATAGCGCATGTTTTCTCTCAACTGTTCCTTCGTGATTCCCTTATATAAATCAAGCAGTTGTCTGAACAATTCAACAGGATGTTCATCACCCTCCTTAAAGTTACCAGAAACAAATCCTTGAGTTTTGATGATTATATTTTCAACCAGTGCGTGGTCTTTTTCCGCAGTCATAGTCTTTTTCAGTTCTTCAACTTCGGCAAGAATATCACGGTTCATACTTTTGCCCATTTCTTCCCAATCCTTTTCTGCACCTTCACGTTTAAGAATATACTGATCAAAATAAGCAAATTCAGGGAAACTGAAATAAAGGTTTGTAGATCCGTTAGGATTAGGATGCGACAAATCTGTGCGAGCCCAATCCAAAACAGGCATGAAATTATAGCAAATCGTATGTATGCCCTCTGCAGAAAGATTTCTAAGACTTTCCTTGTAGACCTCAATTTGCTGGTCACGATCAGGACCGGCATACTTAATCGTCTCAACAACAGGAAGTGATTCCACAACCGACCATTTCATGCCGAATGATTCGATATAAGTTTTTAAGTCGTGGATTTTTTCTCTACTCCAAACTTCCCCCAATGGTACATCGTGTAGAGCGGTGACAACACCTTCTACACCGATTTGTTTCAGCATGGCAAGTGTAATCTTATCATTTTTGCCAAACCATCTCCAGGTTCTTTCCATAAATGTTTATAATAGTTTTAAGTTATTGCTTAATTTTTGGATATTATGATATAAATCATGAAAGCCCGATATTTTAAGTATTGCGTGATGCAAATGTACAAAAAAATAAGTTAGGAGATAACTATGTTCCTCTATTTTTTCATTAATTCGTATAAATGTATTAATTTTGCGTCTCGTTTCAGGATAGCGTCCGCATATTCATGTCAATGATATATGGACATGTGCCGTTTTGAATAAAAAGACGCCCACATTTTACAACATTATGGATAAAACAAAAATTGAATATCAAGAAGCTTGCTATACTCCTTACGTAGCTGAGCCCCTTTTCTCAGAACGTGATGTTAATTTCTCTTTATGTCGTGATGGCGAGAATCCTCGCCCAGTTCGTCTATCGTTTGTCGTGTTTGCCGAAGATAAAGATGGTGAATGGGAAGATGACGCACCTATTGGTGAATGCTATGCTACAGTGCTAGGTGAAAATGATGATGACTTCGTAGAACCAGTTAAGATATATAATCTTGGTATATCAGCATCAGATTTTGTGACGATAGTACGTTCCGATTCAAAGTCGACAGTGTTTCGCATCTTCTGGCCTTATGGTACAGTTGAAATAGAAAACGCCAATCGTACGGAAGAAGGTCTTGAAATATCAAAGATAGACCTTGGAACTGGTGAGCATATTAATTGTACTCTGACTCCAAAAGATTCAGACCATAGTTTTAATCTCACGTTGCAGCTTCCTGTTTTCGGTTTCTCAATTCGTGATATTGACGCAAATATTGTCAATGACATGCTGGAAATCAATGAGGAAGAATTATCAAAATATGAATATGTCTTTGCGGGAACCGAAAACGATGATCGCATAACAATTCATTCAGATGCCGACCATATAACATATAAATATGTGTGGAATCAAGAGGGATACATTACTGTGCGCAACATGGCTGATATAAATGTTATCGTGGATAAAATCCCTTCAAGAGGAAATCTTTTACAGTTACTTCTTGGTTCTGAATATGTGCGAGGACTGATGCAGTTTTCTTCAGAAATACCAGTAAAAGAAAATATAGCATTTGTTATAAAGCAAAAAGATCAGCGTTGGCGTATTAAGATCAGTTCGTCGGTTGAAGAACATAGCGATGATGCTACGCTCTTAGAGCCAACAGAACTCTGTAAGGATGTGCTTGGTAAATTGATTAATCTACCCGTTGGCAGCAATGAACAACTGATTAATGAGCTTATGAAAAAGCAAGATCAAAGTGTTTTTCAATGGCTTTGGTTGCATGAGAATGATTGGGCTTACGTTAAATTGGAAGAACATTTCAACACCCTCGTTGATCCAGAAATGGAAATGATGAAGCGTGCTTTGGTATTCAACGACTTTGATAACTTTATGCATCGTCTACGTCTAGCATCTCTTGATGACAGAAGTCCTATTCAGGCAGACGCACTGCTTGCACGAAATGCTAAGCGAAAGATAATACGAGTGAAGACCCTGATTCAGGAACACAATAGTGGTGTGTCTTCATTATGGTCTTTGCAGCGTGAAGAAAGGATGAAAATATTATATTATTGGCGAAATTTCCATTCAAGTTTTGAATGATTTCATAAGTCGCTATTTTATTCTAATATATTCGAGGTGCATTTTATGTGAAGTGATCCCCAAAAGTTTTTGTTTAACTTTTGTGGTTCATATCACATGATGCGCCTCTTTTTTCTATTTGCTTATTACAAATTTCTTTCCGTCTTTTATGTATATACCCTTTGTAAGGTTTGCGGTGTTATTTCCTACACATTGTCCCATCATATTGTATATAGGTTGATGGAGGGTATTAGATGATTTGTTTATTTCTGTGATGTCAGTGTCTGTGCGGTTCTCCTTGTTCTTTATAACAGCAACGTCATCAATAATTAGGCGACCTGTAGTGACAAATTCGACTACAGTTTTTCCACTGTATTCAAAATCAAAAGAGAATGATGTCCATTTACCTGATTTGTTTTCTAGCATAGAAAACGATGTGTTTCCTGCATGAACATCAAGACTTTTTTCATCTTTGTCGAATGTAGCAACTCTAAATGTGAGAGTAGCTTTACCATTCATGTAAAATTCAGGAGAAGCTGTAGTTCCGCTTATTCTAGTAGTTCCGAATTTTGCGCATTTATAACCCGAATAAACATTTACGTTGCTCCATCCTTTGTGGTCAGGATTGAATGATCTTCCAAGAAAATAGCGCCCAGTCCAGTTATTATCGTTTCCACCTTTGCCCATACATTTATCAAATGATTCATGAAACAATGTATCTCCAGCTACTTCACTTTCTTGAAAATTATATCTTTTGAACACAAAATTAATAGTGCTGTCTCTATTTGAATTAATATCATTCAAACCCATGTCTAAATGGTTGCTTCCATTTTTTCCTTTATTGTATATATCTGCTGAAGGTACAGAATTAGCTGTGAGACTATCCTTAACCCAGATCGCAGATATTCTGTGGTGGTCAGTTTCGCTGTTCACGATGTTGTTTTCCCATGCCTCTTTCGAATAGTCTATGTGCATAGCAAGCATACCACTGTTTGGCAGATATTTGTCCCAACCAGTGCGTTGTCTGTTTTCTATGATATAATATTCATCATTGTTTGCATCATTATAAATAATGTAAGCTTCTCCGTTGTTGTTTGTTGTATTAAGATTTGATATTATTGTATCATTATTCAGTGTCTTAGGACTAATCCATCCGCATGAAGTCTTTTCATAAGCCGAATATCCGCATGGGCAATATCCACCTCCAAGATAACTTCCTGCTGCCATTAAGCTGTTGTAACCTATTCCATTATCCTTGGTGTTCTTGGTGTTATACATATCAGGTAGTCCTAGACAATGAGAAAATTCATGGCAGAAAGCACCTATTCCCGAAATATTCCCAAAAGAGTTTAGTTCCGAGGCACAAGCATATATATTAATCTTTTCGCCACCTATTTTTAATACCTTATTATATGATGAGGCTGAAAGCGCCCATTTGTGTGGCCATACCAAATTCGTGTCGTCATAATCTGCTTCTCCATGGCCGGCATAAACAATAAATACTTGTTCTACTTCGCCATCTCCATCCCAGTCGTATTTACTAAAATCAGTTGTGCTGGCGATAGCTTTACAAGCCTCAATTACCATTTCTTCTGGATGTCCATCATCGCCGTTGCTATCATTGTTTGCACCATAGTAAGCATAAGGATGACCAAGAGTAACCGGACCAGCAATGTCAAAAGAAAGATTAAACAAACCGTTGCTTTGATTCATAAAGTAATCATGAGCTGAACCTTTAAAAAGATCATTTCTAAATCCTGTTTGGTTTAAAATCTTGTTATATAGGTCTAAAGTAGAACTTTCCTTAAAATGGGTGTCTTGAAAATTCACAAGTATAACTAGAGCCTTTTTGTTGCCTGTTGAACTGTGTGTTGTCTTAACAGAATTCAGCATTCTCATCGTCCTTTTTTGTAAAGCTATATTGATTCTTTTGGCAAACAACTTTTTAGAAAGTTTAGAGTATATACCTTTTTGTGGCATATATTCATATTGTTCACCGTTGGCAGACTGCCAATATTTAAAGGACTCGTCACCACATAATTCTGCGGTTATCACTTTGTTGTTGCCTATGTTGATTCTCTTGGTACGTCCAGGCATTACTGGTATCGAAAAAGTCTTCATGGTAATAGCAAAAAGATACATTACTAAAGCTATTTTACGCATTTTTGTCTAATTACAATGCAAATGTACGACTTTTATTTTGTTTTTAGCCCAAAATAGGATATCTTTGTGCATATTTTTTGAATTATGGAAAAAGGTAATAAAGAGCAAGAGGTAGTGCAACTGCCAGAGAACGCCTTTCGAGAATTGAAAGAAGGCGAGGAATACAAGCCTGTGATGCAGGCAGATAAAGTTTATCCTGAAGTAAATCCATGGTCTGTGACTTGGGGAATACTGATGGCAGTGTTGTTTTCTGCAGCTGCAGCCTATCTTGGTTTGAAGGTAGGACAGGTTTTTGAGGCAGCAATACCAATAGCCATAATCGCTGTTGGAGCTTCTACTGCAGCAAAGCGCAAGAATGCTCTTGGTGAGAATGTCATCATACAGAGTATTGGAGCTTGTTCTGGAGCAGTTGTTGCCGGAGCCATTTTCACATTGCCTGCAATCTACATTCTTCAGGCAAAATATCCTGAAATGACAACATCGTTCATGAAAATATTTCTTGCTTCGGCATTAGGTGGTATTCTCGGAATTTTGTTTCTTATTCCTTTCCGTAAATATTTTGTAAGTGATATGCATGGAAAATATCCTTTCCCAGAAGCTACTGCTACTACTCAGGTACTCGTTAGTGGTGCAAAGGGAGGCGATCAAGCAAAACCATTGCTTATTTCAGGACTAATTGGTGGACTTTATGATTTTATTGTTGCCACTTTTGGTTGGTGGAATGAGAATTTTACTAGTCGTGTTGTTGGTTGGGGAGTCGATTTAGCAGATAAAGCAAAGGTCGTTTTCAAAGTAAATACAGGCTCTGCCGTACTTGGTCTAGGATATATTGTTGGACTTAAATATGCCCTTTATATATGTTTCGGTTCTCTTGCCGTTTGGTGGCTTATTGTTCCTGGTATGTCGTTAATCTTCCACGATCAAGTGTTGAATATGTGGGATCCAAGTATAACAAAAGCCGTTGGTGCAATGAGTCCTGAGGACATATTCAAGGCTTATGCTCGTAGCATCGGTATCGGTGGTATTGCAATGGCTGGTATAATCGGTATTATTCGTAGTTGGGGAATCATTCGTGACGCTGTTGGATTGGCAGCTCGTGAACTCAAAGGCAAAGGTGGAAGCATTGATGATGTAAAACGTACGCAGCGTGATATTAGTTTTAAGATCATTGCTGTTGGTAGCATTGTTGTATTGTTGCTTACATTCGTATTCTTTGTCACAGGAGTAATGCAAGGTAATCTGTTGTTTGCTGTCGTTGGAATACTTTTGGTAGCAGTGATAGCATTTCTGTTCACAACAGTTGCAGCCAATGCAATAGCGATTGTAGGAAGTAACCCTGTTTCTGGAATGACATTGATGACTCTTATTCTCGCAAGTGTTGTTATGGTGGCTGTAGGCTTAAAAGGCGCAGGTGGTATGTTGGCAGCACTCATTATGGGTGGTGTTGTTTGTACAGCTCTTAGCATGGCAGGAAGTTTTGTTACAGACTTGAAGATAGGATATTGGCTAGGAACAACTCCAAAGAAGCAGGAGAGTTGGAAATTTCTTGGTACACTTGTAAGTGCCGCTACGGTTGGTGGCGTTATGATGTTGCTTAATCAAACTTATGGTTTTGCAAATGGTAGTCTTGCTGCTCCTCAGGCAAACGCAATGGCAGCTGTCATAGATCCTTTGATGAATGGTGTTGGTGCTCCTTGGATATTATATGGTATTGGTGCAGTGTTGGCAATCTTACTTACCGTATTCAAAATACCTGCACTGGCATTCGCCCTTGGTATGTTTATACCTCTTGAACTGAATGTACCTCTTGTTGTGGGCGGAGCAATCAACTGGTTTGTTACTACTCGTAGTAAGGATGCAGCTGTTAACAGGGAACGTGGAGAGAAAGGTACTCTTATCGCCAGTGGATTTATTGCTGGTGGTGCCCTTATGGGGGTAGTGAGTGCATTGCTTAAATTCGGAGGTATTGAACTTTCTATTGCCGATAAATGGTGGAGCGATCCAATGAGTGAGTTTTGTTCACTTATAGCTTACATATTGCTTATCACCTATTTTATAAAGGCTACAAAGACCAAGAAGAAATAAAACAGGATTACTTTTATTCTGTTGGGAAATGCCAAATTGACGCTTTGATACGTCAATTTGGCATTTTATCTTTTATGGGCATATAGTTTGTGTAAAGTAATGTATAATCAATAATGGAGGGAACAAATATGACATTTGACAAATACACAATCAAGGCGCAGGAAGCAGTGCAAGCTGCATTGCAGACAGCACAGAGAGCAGGGCAGCAGAGTGTTGAGGCTGTACATCTGCTAACTGGTATAATAAGTAAGGGACGCGATATAACCAACTATGTATTCCAAAAACTGGGAGTAAATTCTCAAGGTGTAGATATTGCGTTGGAGCAGGAGATACAACATCTTCCGCGTGTTCAGGGTGGTCAGCCATTCTTTAGCAATGAAACTGCTCAGATATTTAATTCTGCAGAAGAGATTTCGCAGAAGATGAGCGATGAGTTTGTTTCATTAGAACCATTGCTATTGGCTATAATGAAAGGTAAGAGTACTGCCAGCCGAATTCTTAAGGATGCTGGTTGTACAGAGGAAGGAATGCGCAAGGCTGTTGATGAGTTGCGACAGGGACAAAAGGTACAGAGCCAAAGTGGTGACGAAAACTATCAGGCTTTGGATAAATATGCTATCAATCTTATTGAACGTGCTAGAGCGGGGAAACTAGACCCTGTGATTGGACGTGATGAAGAAATAAGACGAGTATTGCAGATCCTTAGTCGTAGAACAAAGAATAATCCAATTCTAATAGGTGAGCCAGGAACAGGAAAGACTGCAATCGTAGAAGGTTTGGCTGAAAGAATTATGCGTGGTGACGTACCAGAGAATCTAAAAAATAAGCAACTCTATTCTTTGGATATGGGACAGCTTGTTGCTGGTGCTAAATATAAAGGTGAGTTTGAGGAACGCCTGAAGGGTGTTATTAAGGAAGTAACCAATGCGCAGGGAAATATAATACTGTTTATTGATGAAATACATACACTTGTTGGCGCAGGTGGAGGAGAAGGTGCAATGGATGCCGCAAATATTCTTAAACCAGCTTTAGCAAGAGGGGAACTTAGAGCTATCGGTGCCACAACACTTAATGAATATCAAAAGTATTTTGAGAAGGATAAGGCACTTGAAAGACGTTTCCAAATGGTAATGGTCAAAGAGCCAGACGAACTTGATGCAATAAGTATTCTTCGTGGATTGAAAGAACGCTATGAAAGTCATCACAAGGTAAGAATACAAGATGATGCTTGTATTGCAGCTGTAAAACTCTCTGAAAGATACATCTCTGACCGTTTTCTTCCAGACAAAGCGATAGACCTTATGGATGAGGCTGCCGCAAAACTGAGAATGGAACGTGATTCTGTTCCTGAAGAGCTTGATGAAATGGAGCGTACTTTAAAACAGAAGGAAATAGAGAAGCAAGCTATCAAGCGTGAGAACGACAAGGAAAAGATTGCACTTCTTGACAAGGAAATAGCAGAGCTGCGTGATCAGGTAAAGGCTTTCCGCGCTCGTTGGGAAGCTCAAAAAGCTGAGGTTGATCATATTCAACAGATAAAACAACAGATGGAATCTCTTAAACTCGAAGCTGAAAGGGCTGAACGTGAGGGTAACTATCAGCGTGTTGCTGAGATAAGATATGGTGAATTAAAGCAGATGCAGGATCAGATAGATGCAGCACAGAATAAAATTCATAGTGAACAGGGTGGTGACCTCTTGATAAGAGAGGATGTAACTGCAGATGATATCGCAGAGGTTGTGAGCCGTTGGACTGGTATTCCTGTAAGCAGAATGATGCAGAGTGAACGAGAAAAGCTGCTTAATCTGGAGGCTGAACTTCATAACCGTGTCATCGGTCAGAATGAGGCTATAAATGCTGTAAGCGATGCTGTGCGTAGAAGTCGTGCTGGTCTTCAGGATCCTAAGCGACCTATTGCGTCATTCATATTCCTTGGTACTACGGGTGTAGGAAAAACAGAACTTGCTAAGGCTCTTGCAGAATATCTGTTTAATGATGAAAACATGATGACACGTATCGACATGAGTGAATATCAGGAAAAATTCAGTGTTACCAGACTTATTGGTGCACCTCCAGGATATGTAGGTTATGACGAGGGTGGACAGCTTACTGAGGCTGTAAGGCGCAAACCATATAGTGTTGTCTTGTTTGATGAAATAGAGAAAGCTCATCCAGATGTATTCAACACCCTTTTACAGGTGCTTGATGACGGACGTCTTACTGATAACAAAGGTAGACTCGTTAATTTCAAGAATACAATCATCATCATGACAAGTAATGCTACAAGAGAGCAACTCTCTGCAATAATGCGTCCTGAATTCTTAAATCGTATTGACGACATCATAACTTTCCAACCACTTACAAAAGATGAAATCATGCAAGTAGTAGAACTACAGATGAAGGGTGTCAAGAAGATGATAGAACAGCAGGGGTACACATTAACTTGGACAAAAGAAACGATAAGTGATTTAGCTGATTTGGGATATAATCCTGAATTCGGTGCTCGTCCAGTAAAGCGTGCTATACAGGAGTATGTACTCAATGACTTGAGCCGTAAGATTCTTGCTGGTGAAGTTGGAACAAATATAACTCTTGGGAAGATAGTTAAGTAGTTGCCGTTTTTCCATAAATAATATGTCCGCTGTTGCATTATGCGACAGCGGACTTTTTTGTATTGTCAAAAAGCAAATTTATTACATCTGCACGATAACTTCATGTTTTCCTAATTCAGCAGGAATGATATTACCATTTATGGTTTTGCCGTCTACCGTTATAGACTTAATACCCTTTTGGTTTCCTTCTGGATTGTTTACCGTAATATGGTATTCTCCACCTCTGAACTTTCGATTAACCTCGTAGGTCTTTGTCGTAGAAGGCACACATGGATCGATAAGCAGTCCGTCGTAACTCGGTTTGATACCAAGAATGTATTCACTTATGGTGTACCACATCCATGCGGCAGTACCAGTAAGCCAACTGTTTTTTCCCTCACCAGGTCGTGCTGAATCTTTTCCTGCTACCATCTGGCAGTTTACGTATGGTTCTACTTTGTGAAGAGTCTGATATTTCTCTTCCACGTAGCTAGGCAGAATCTTTTTATAGTGATTCCATGCGTCGTCACCACGTCCGTCTACAGTCTCGCCGATGATTACCCAAGGATTATTATGGCAGAAGATGCCTGCGTTTTCCTTGTAACCTTCAGGATAAGAACTAATCTCACCCATTTCAACATGATATGTTGTATATGCTGGATTGTTTAAAACAATACCATGTTCACATTCCATGCGCTCCTTCACACTGTCGAGAGCCTTATCGCATAATCCTTCTTTTAGTCCTATGCCTGCCATTGTGCACCAGCCCTGTGACTCAATGAAAATCTTTCCTTCATCATTCTCGTTGCTTCCAATCTTTTCGCCATAGAAATCGTAAGCTCTTAGGAACCATTCACCGTCCCAACCATGAACTTTTACGGCATTCTCCATAGCTTTTACGGCTGTTTCCATGCGGTCGGCTTCGTGTGGTTTTCCTAGTCGGCGACAAAGTTCTACATAGTCTTTTCCGGTAACGACAAACAAACCTGCTATCATTAGACTTTCAGCCTTGCTGCCCTTGCCTTGGTTCTCGGTGGTTTGGAAACTCTCATTAGGATCCCAACTGAAACAGTTTAGGTTCAAACAGTCGTTCCAGTCAGCTCTGCCGATAAGTGGAAGCCCGTGAGGACCAAGGTTATTGATTACATGGTCCATACTAATCTTCAGATGGTCAAACAGTTTAACTTCAGTTCTTGGTTTATTGTCAAACGGTACCATTTCGTTAAGGATAGAGAAGTCGCCAGTTTCTTTTATATATGCAACAGTTCCGAAAATCAACCAACATGGATCGTCATTGAATCCACCGCCTATATCATTGTTGCCTCGTTTAGAAAGGGGCTGATACTGGTGATAGCAACCTCCGTCGGCAAATTGTGTTGACGCAATATCAATTATTCGTTGGCGAGCTCTTTGCGGAATCTGGTGTACAAATCCAACAAGGTCCTGATTGCTGTCACGGAATCCCATTCCACGTCCGATTCCGCTTTCAAAGAAACTTGCAGAACGGCTCATGCAGAATGTAACCATACATTGATATTGATTCCATATATTTACCATCCTGTCCAGTTTATCATTACCGCTCTTAACTGTGAATACAGACAGTAAATTATTCCAGTATTCATTTAGTTCTTCGAAAGCCTTGTCAACTTTTTCTGCTGTGTCAAACTCTGCTATAAGTGCGTGTGCTTTTGCTTTGTTGATAACCTTCTTGGACTCAAATTTCTGTTCCTGTGGATTTTCCACGTATCCCAGAATGAAGACTAGGTCACGGCTTTCACGGGGCTTCAGTTCTATTTCAAGATAGTGTGAAGCGATAGGACTCCAACCGTGAGCGAAACTATTTCTTGCGTGTCCCTCAGTAACAGCATCTGGAGCAGCTTTGTCACTGTAAAGTCCCATGAAAGTTTCACGGTCGGTATCATATCCTTGTATTTCTTGGTTGACATGATAGAAAGCATAGTGGTTGCGACGCTCTCTGTATTCTGTTTTGTGATATATTGTTGAGTTTTCTATTTCGACCT
Protein-coding sequences here:
- a CDS encoding SDR family oxidoreductase, yielding MKNLFDIKDYVVVITGGTGVLGRCIAKYLAQNGAKVAILGRKEEVGNAIVNDIKKAGGDACFFKTDVMNQAVVEQNCKDILEKYGRIDTLLNAAGGNQPGAVIGPDQNFFDLDPEQFQKVLNLNLTGTVIPTQVFLKPMVEQGKGSIINFSSMAAFRPMTRVCGYAAAKAGISNFTAYMAHETAMKFGEGIRVNAIAPGFFITEQNRALLTNPDGSYTQRGQDVIRQTPFGRMGKPEELCGTIQYLMSDAATFVTGTVAVVDGGFNIFAM
- a CDS encoding ATP-dependent Clp protease ATP-binding subunit is translated as MTFDKYTIKAQEAVQAALQTAQRAGQQSVEAVHLLTGIISKGRDITNYVFQKLGVNSQGVDIALEQEIQHLPRVQGGQPFFSNETAQIFNSAEEISQKMSDEFVSLEPLLLAIMKGKSTASRILKDAGCTEEGMRKAVDELRQGQKVQSQSGDENYQALDKYAINLIERARAGKLDPVIGRDEEIRRVLQILSRRTKNNPILIGEPGTGKTAIVEGLAERIMRGDVPENLKNKQLYSLDMGQLVAGAKYKGEFEERLKGVIKEVTNAQGNIILFIDEIHTLVGAGGGEGAMDAANILKPALARGELRAIGATTLNEYQKYFEKDKALERRFQMVMVKEPDELDAISILRGLKERYESHHKVRIQDDACIAAVKLSERYISDRFLPDKAIDLMDEAAAKLRMERDSVPEELDEMERTLKQKEIEKQAIKRENDKEKIALLDKEIAELRDQVKAFRARWEAQKAEVDHIQQIKQQMESLKLEAERAEREGNYQRVAEIRYGELKQMQDQIDAAQNKIHSEQGGDLLIREDVTADDIAEVVSRWTGIPVSRMMQSEREKLLNLEAELHNRVIGQNEAINAVSDAVRRSRAGLQDPKRPIASFIFLGTTGVGKTELAKALAEYLFNDENMMTRIDMSEYQEKFSVTRLIGAPPGYVGYDEGGQLTEAVRRKPYSVVLFDEIEKAHPDVFNTLLQVLDDGRLTDNKGRLVNFKNTIIIMTSNATREQLSAIMRPEFLNRIDDIITFQPLTKDEIMQVVELQMKGVKKMIEQQGYTLTWTKETISDLADLGYNPEFGARPVKRAIQEYVLNDLSRKILAGEVGTNITLGKIVK
- the uxuA gene encoding mannonate dehydratase; translated protein: MERTWRWFGKNDKITLAMLKQIGVEGVVTALHDVPLGEVWSREKIHDLKTYIESFGMKWSVVESLPVVETIKYAGPDRDQQIEVYKESLRNLSAEGIHTICYNFMPVLDWARTDLSHPNPNGSTNLYFSFPEFAYFDQYILKREGAEKDWEEMGKSMNRDILAEVEELKKTMTAEKDHALVENIIIKTQGFVSGNFKEGDEHPVELFRQLLDLYKGITKEQLRENMRYFLSAIMPTCDECDMYMCVHPDDPPFPVLGLPRIVTCDEDINWFLKAVDNPHNGLTFCAGSISAGAHNNPVELARKYADRTWFVHLRSCHIFPNGDFTEASHLGGRADIIELARIFEKTNPKLPMRVDHGMTMLGDEERGYNAGYSFLGRMFAMGQIQGVLATVDRELGIEYKQPGFFD
- a CDS encoding OPT family oligopeptide transporter; translated protein: MEKGNKEQEVVQLPENAFRELKEGEEYKPVMQADKVYPEVNPWSVTWGILMAVLFSAAAAYLGLKVGQVFEAAIPIAIIAVGASTAAKRKNALGENVIIQSIGACSGAVVAGAIFTLPAIYILQAKYPEMTTSFMKIFLASALGGILGILFLIPFRKYFVSDMHGKYPFPEATATTQVLVSGAKGGDQAKPLLISGLIGGLYDFIVATFGWWNENFTSRVVGWGVDLADKAKVVFKVNTGSAVLGLGYIVGLKYALYICFGSLAVWWLIVPGMSLIFHDQVLNMWDPSITKAVGAMSPEDIFKAYARSIGIGGIAMAGIIGIIRSWGIIRDAVGLAARELKGKGGSIDDVKRTQRDISFKIIAVGSIVVLLLTFVFFVTGVMQGNLLFAVVGILLVAVIAFLFTTVAANAIAIVGSNPVSGMTLMTLILASVVMVAVGLKGAGGMLAALIMGGVVCTALSMAGSFVTDLKIGYWLGTTPKKQESWKFLGTLVSAATVGGVMMLLNQTYGFANGSLAAPQANAMAAVIDPLMNGVGAPWILYGIGAVLAILLTVFKIPALAFALGMFIPLELNVPLVVGGAINWFVTTRSKDAAVNRERGEKGTLIASGFIAGGALMGVVSALLKFGGIELSIADKWWSDPMSEFCSLIAYILLITYFIKATKTKKK
- a CDS encoding M6 family metalloprotease domain-containing protein; this translates as MRKIALVMYLFAITMKTFSIPVMPGRTKRINIGNNKVITAELCGDESFKYWQSANGEQYEYMPQKGIYSKLSKKLFAKRINIALQKRTMRMLNSVKTTHSSTGNKKALVILVNFQDTHFKESSTLDLYNKILNQTGFRNDLFKGSAHDYFMNQSNGLFNLSFDIAGPVTLGHPYAYYGANNDSNGDDGHPEEMVIEACKAIASTTDFSKYDWDGDGEVEQVFIVYAGHGEADYDDTNLVWPHKWALSASSYNKVLKIGGEKINIYACASELNSFGNISGIGAFCHEFSHCLGLPDMYNTKNTKDNGIGYNSLMAAGSYLGGGYCPCGYSAYEKTSCGWISPKTLNNDTIISNLNTTNNNGEAYIIYNDANNDEYYIIENRQRTGWDKYLPNSGMLAMHIDYSKEAWENNIVNSETDHHRISAIWVKDSLTANSVPSADIYNKGKNGSNHLDMGLNDINSNRDSTINFVFKRYNFQESEVAGDTLFHESFDKCMGKGGNDNNWTGRYFLGRSFNPDHKGWSNVNVYSGYKCAKFGTTRISGTTASPEFYMNGKATLTFRVATFDKDEKSLDVHAGNTSFSMLENKSGKWTSFSFDFEYSGKTVVEFVTTGRLIIDDVAVIKNKENRTDTDITEINKSSNTLHQPIYNMMGQCVGNNTANLTKGIYIKDGKKFVISK